A genomic region of Mitsuaria sp. 7 contains the following coding sequences:
- a CDS encoding diguanylate cyclase domain-containing protein yields the protein MHDNVQVLPSPPAPGGPHGPGASADGFVPPRGSRASLGRWLTAMVLAAVAAALLISALLIENFARAHAERRAVESLRQVAVDFRDALDRGMAQQFKEVRVLAQLEPFRRFDDPEAMRRALDQVQVGFDHFAWLGVTDGQGKVLAAAGGLLDGVDVSKRPWWQGAKGGQPFVGDVHAALLLEKLLPRQNEPWRFVDFAIPLLDHHGQLQGVFGVHLSWGWARQIKSELIDATMASHQADALVLGKDGVVILGPSDREGKKMPIGTENGQGLRHHEADGVDYFAVSVPSQGYGLYPGLGWTVLVRQPVAVALADYYGLRRQIMLSAILMLAAAVPLSWWLARRMTRPLNELADAIAQRRHLSEDALPAVGGYREAALLSHALTDLAHRQAEQDRSLAQLNASLELRVEARTLELHDAVLRHESSERRLRTIADNLPVLISYIDAEERLQFLNATFRTWMGMEPEAALGRTLLEVIGPVLHAQRQPFLKAALAGVRQRFETRSESNGVVRDMLAEYVPDLRPDGSVAGVYTLATDITPFKQVERELDQLSRVDPLTGLPNRRQFESRLSESIARTRRNERTMALMFMDMDHFKQINDSLGHAAGDVVLRAFADRVRGAIRETDQFCRLAGDEFVLILENLHAPQEATLVADKLLEVVKAPLTLQGQVLQLSTSIGIACHDGGAEDDVALLGRADDALYAAKAAGRGCWRMA from the coding sequence ATGCACGACAACGTCCAGGTCCTGCCGTCTCCTCCCGCGCCCGGGGGTCCTCACGGACCGGGCGCGAGCGCCGACGGCTTCGTCCCGCCGCGCGGGTCGCGCGCCTCTCTCGGCCGCTGGCTCACCGCGATGGTGCTGGCGGCGGTGGCGGCGGCGCTGCTGATCTCCGCCCTGCTCATCGAGAACTTCGCCCGCGCCCATGCCGAGCGCCGCGCGGTCGAGTCGCTGCGACAGGTCGCGGTCGACTTCCGCGACGCCCTGGACCGCGGCATGGCGCAGCAGTTCAAGGAAGTGCGGGTGCTGGCCCAGCTGGAGCCCTTCCGCCGCTTCGACGATCCCGAGGCGATGCGCCGCGCGCTGGACCAAGTGCAGGTCGGTTTCGACCACTTCGCGTGGCTGGGCGTGACCGACGGGCAAGGCAAGGTGCTGGCCGCCGCCGGCGGGCTGCTGGACGGCGTCGACGTCTCCAAGCGCCCGTGGTGGCAGGGCGCGAAGGGCGGTCAGCCCTTCGTCGGCGACGTGCACGCGGCCTTGCTGCTGGAAAAGCTGCTGCCGCGGCAGAACGAGCCGTGGCGTTTCGTCGACTTCGCGATCCCGCTGCTGGACCACCACGGCCAGTTGCAGGGCGTCTTCGGCGTGCACCTGAGCTGGGGCTGGGCGCGCCAGATCAAGAGCGAGCTGATCGACGCGACGATGGCGTCCCACCAGGCCGACGCGCTGGTCCTGGGCAAGGACGGCGTGGTGATCCTGGGGCCGTCGGACCGCGAGGGAAAGAAGATGCCCATCGGCACCGAGAACGGCCAGGGACTGCGGCACCACGAGGCCGACGGTGTCGACTACTTCGCCGTCAGCGTGCCCAGCCAGGGCTACGGCCTGTATCCCGGCCTGGGCTGGACGGTGCTGGTGCGGCAGCCGGTGGCGGTGGCGCTCGCCGACTACTACGGGCTGCGGCGCCAGATCATGCTCAGCGCGATCCTGATGCTGGCGGCGGCGGTGCCGCTGAGCTGGTGGCTGGCGCGGCGCATGACCCGCCCGCTGAACGAGCTGGCCGACGCGATCGCGCAACGTCGCCACCTGAGCGAGGACGCGCTCCCCGCCGTCGGCGGTTATCGCGAGGCGGCGCTGCTGTCGCACGCGTTGACCGATCTGGCGCACCGGCAGGCCGAGCAGGACCGTTCGCTGGCGCAGCTGAACGCCTCGCTGGAGCTGCGCGTCGAAGCGCGCACGCTGGAGCTCCACGACGCCGTGCTGCGCCACGAGTCCAGCGAGCGCCGGCTGCGCACGATCGCCGACAACCTGCCGGTGCTGATCTCCTACATCGACGCGGAGGAACGGCTGCAGTTCCTCAACGCGACTTTCCGCACCTGGATGGGCATGGAGCCGGAGGCGGCGCTGGGCCGGACCTTGCTGGAGGTCATCGGACCGGTGCTGCACGCGCAGCGGCAGCCCTTCCTGAAGGCCGCGCTGGCGGGCGTCCGGCAACGCTTCGAGACGCGCTCGGAAAGCAACGGCGTGGTGCGGGACATGCTCGCCGAGTACGTGCCCGACCTGCGCCCGGACGGCAGCGTCGCGGGCGTCTACACGCTGGCGACCGACATCACGCCGTTCAAGCAGGTCGAGCGGGAGCTGGACCAGCTCAGCCGCGTGGACCCGCTCACGGGCTTGCCGAACCGGCGGCAGTTCGAGTCCCGCCTGTCGGAATCGATCGCCCGCACACGCCGCAACGAACGGACGATGGCGCTGATGTTCATGGACATGGACCACTTCAAGCAGATCAACGATTCGCTGGGGCACGCAGCCGGTGACGTGGTGCTGAGGGCTTTCGCCGACCGGGTGCGCGGTGCGATCCGCGAGACGGACCAGTTCTGCCGGCTGGCCGGCGACGAGTTCGTGCTGATCCTCGAGAACCTGCACGCGCCGCAGGAGGCGACGCTTGTGGCGGACAAGCTGCTGGAGGTGGTGAAGGCGCCGCTGACCTTGCAGGGTCAGGTGTTGCAGCTGTCGACCAGCATCGGCATCGCCTGCCACGACGGCGGGGCGGAGGACGACGTGGCGCTGCTGGGCCGCGCGGACGACGCGCTCTACGCGGCCAAGGCGGCCGGGCGCGGCTGCTGGCGGATGGCGTAG
- a CDS encoding proteasome-type protease translates to MTYCVAMRLRAGLLFASDSRTNAGVDHIATFRKMNLFEQPGERLITLLTAGNLATTQSVVSLLRQRATVNGRHLMSLTSMYDVAELVGKTLKEVVARDSDGVGQLNQGVDFGANFIVGGQIRGEAPRVFHVYPQGNFIEATEDTPYVQIGESKYGKPIIDRVIDFDSSLAEATKCALISFDSTIRSNLSVGLPIDMLLYKTDSFAPAEPHRITKDDPYFTTISQGWGGGLKRVFEQLPDEDWFA, encoded by the coding sequence ATGACTTACTGTGTTGCCATGCGGCTGCGTGCCGGCCTGCTGTTCGCGTCGGATTCGCGGACGAATGCGGGCGTCGATCACATCGCCACCTTCCGCAAGATGAATCTGTTCGAGCAACCGGGCGAGCGCCTCATCACGCTGCTCACGGCCGGCAATCTGGCGACCACACAGAGCGTGGTCAGCCTGCTGCGCCAGCGCGCGACGGTCAACGGCCGGCACCTGATGAGCCTGACGTCGATGTACGACGTCGCGGAGCTGGTGGGCAAGACGCTGAAGGAAGTGGTCGCGCGAGACAGCGACGGCGTCGGCCAGTTGAACCAGGGCGTGGACTTCGGCGCCAACTTCATCGTCGGCGGCCAGATCCGGGGCGAGGCGCCGCGGGTCTTCCACGTCTATCCGCAAGGCAACTTCATCGAAGCCACGGAAGACACGCCCTACGTGCAGATCGGCGAGTCCAAGTACGGCAAGCCCATCATCGACCGCGTGATCGACTTCGACAGCTCGCTGGCCGAGGCCACGAAGTGCGCGCTGATCTCGTTCGACTCGACGATCCGGAGCAACCTGTCGGTGGGCCTGCCGATCGACATGCTGCTCTACAAGACCGACAGCTTCGCGCCAGCCGAGCCGCACCGGATCACGAAGGACGATCCCTACTTCACGACGATCAGCCAGGGCTGGGGCGGCGGGTTGAAGCGGGTGTTCGAGCAGTTGCCGGACGAAGACTGGTTCGCGTGA
- a CDS encoding DUF4440 domain-containing protein: MPDRRSILRSTLALASGALSATAATSPNAATPSVTGEQNPVRDAEIAFAATMSKRDFKAFAEFVAEDAIFIDGKQPLRGRAAVLAHWKRFFEDPEAPFSWTPDLVEVLPDGKLGYSTGPVHVKDKLVARFASTWRLDADGRWRVVFDNGSEVCDCKGKP, from the coding sequence ATGCCCGACCGCCGCTCGATCCTCCGTTCCACGCTTGCCCTGGCCTCTGGCGCGTTGAGCGCGACCGCCGCGACATCGCCGAATGCAGCAACGCCCTCTGTCACTGGCGAACAGAACCCAGTCCGCGACGCCGAGATCGCCTTCGCCGCCACGATGTCCAAGCGGGACTTCAAGGCCTTCGCCGAATTCGTCGCGGAGGACGCCATCTTCATCGACGGCAAGCAGCCGCTGCGCGGCCGGGCCGCCGTGCTCGCGCACTGGAAGCGCTTCTTCGAAGACCCCGAAGCGCCGTTCTCATGGACACCCGATCTCGTCGAGGTCCTGCCCGATGGCAAGCTCGGCTACTCCACCGGACCGGTGCACGTGAAAGACAAGCTGGTCGCGCGATTTGCGTCGACTTGGCGGCTCGATGCCGATGGCCGCTGGCGCGTCGTCTTCGACAACGGCAGCGAGGTCTGCGACTGCAAGGGCAAGCCGTGA
- a CDS encoding circularly permuted type 2 ATP-grasp protein, giving the protein MHALTLPAAGHYDEMLLQSGAIRPSYQAFADWLHAQTPDALAKKRAEADLLFHKVGITFAVYGDEAGAERLIPFDTVPRIVPADDWRMLERGLRQRVTALNRFLWDIYHDHEIVKAGLIPAEQVFANAQYQPAMQGLDLPLGVYAHITGVDLIRHSDGGYYVLEDNLRVPSGVSYMLENRKMMMRLFPELFAKYSIAPVAHYPALLLNTLRQASLADNPTVVVLTPGPFNSAYFEHAFLAQQMGVELVEGQDLFVKDGFVFMRTTVGPKRVDVIYRRIDDAFLDPLAFRSDSMLGVPGLLSVYKQGHVVLANAVGTGVADDKSIYPYVPDMVRFYLGEEPILHNVPTWQCRKPQDLDHVLANMGELVVKEVHGAGGYGMLVGPASTAAEVADFKERVKANPSNYIAQPTLCLSSCPTFVERGIAPRHIDLRPFVLSGREVNMVAGGLTRVALKAGSLVVNSSQGGGTKDTWILEN; this is encoded by the coding sequence ATGCATGCGCTGACCCTTCCGGCCGCTGGCCACTATGACGAGATGCTGCTGCAAAGCGGCGCGATCCGGCCCAGCTACCAGGCCTTCGCGGACTGGCTGCACGCGCAGACGCCCGACGCCCTGGCCAAGAAGCGGGCCGAGGCCGACCTGCTCTTCCACAAGGTCGGTATCACCTTCGCCGTCTACGGCGACGAGGCCGGCGCCGAGCGGCTCATCCCCTTCGACACCGTGCCCCGCATCGTCCCCGCCGACGACTGGCGGATGCTGGAACGCGGCCTGCGCCAGCGCGTCACGGCCCTCAACCGCTTCCTCTGGGACATCTACCACGACCACGAGATCGTGAAGGCCGGGCTGATCCCCGCCGAGCAGGTCTTCGCCAACGCGCAGTACCAGCCGGCGATGCAGGGGCTGGACCTGCCGCTGGGCGTGTACGCGCACATCACCGGCGTGGACCTGATCAGACATTCCGACGGCGGTTATTACGTGCTCGAAGACAACCTGCGCGTGCCCTCCGGCGTCAGCTACATGCTGGAGAACCGCAAGATGATGATGCGGCTCTTCCCGGAGCTGTTCGCGAAGTACTCGATCGCGCCGGTCGCGCACTACCCGGCGCTGCTGCTGAACACGCTGCGCCAGGCCAGCCTGGCGGACAACCCGACCGTGGTCGTGCTGACGCCGGGGCCGTTCAACTCGGCCTACTTCGAGCATGCCTTCCTCGCGCAGCAGATGGGCGTGGAACTGGTCGAGGGTCAGGACTTGTTCGTCAAGGACGGGTTCGTGTTCATGCGGACCACCGTCGGGCCCAAGCGCGTCGACGTCATCTACCGCCGCATCGACGACGCCTTCCTGGACCCGCTGGCCTTCCGGTCGGATTCGATGCTGGGCGTGCCGGGGCTGCTCTCGGTCTACAAGCAGGGGCACGTGGTGCTGGCCAACGCGGTCGGGACCGGCGTGGCGGACGACAAGTCCATCTATCCGTATGTGCCGGACATGGTCCGCTTCTACCTCGGCGAGGAACCCATCCTGCACAACGTGCCGACCTGGCAGTGCCGCAAGCCGCAGGACCTGGACCACGTGCTGGCCAACATGGGCGAGCTGGTGGTGAAGGAAGTCCACGGCGCCGGCGGCTACGGGATGCTGGTCGGACCGGCCTCGACGGCGGCAGAGGTCGCGGACTTCAAGGAACGCGTGAAGGCCAATCCCTCGAACTACATCGCGCAGCCGACGCTGTGCCTGTCGAGCTGCCCGACCTTCGTCGAGCGCGGCATCGCGCCGCGCCACATCGACCTGCGGCCCTTCGTGCTCTCGGGGCGCGAGGTCAACATGGTCGCCGGCGGCCTGACGCGCGTGGCGCTGAAGGCGGGCTCATTGGTCGTCAATTCGTCCCAGGGTGGTGGCACCAAGGACACCTGGATCCTGGAGAACTGA
- a CDS encoding transglutaminase family protein: MHLHISHETVYAYDSPVARSTQYLRLTPRPTRGLRVLHWALELPSPASACKDAFGNTMHVLSLDGPRRDIVLRAIGEVDTDDAPPTPDPEEELPSPLFLRDSPLTRADAQLRQFAAGFADAAKTDAHGALLAMMAAIGERMPYVRGYTDAATPAAEAFETGHGVCQDHAQVFVCCARLLGLPARYVSGYLATDFEHVASHAWGEVRLPAADATGPAPAHGMAGGWLGYDISNQCLADGRYVKLATGADYLDACPVRGVRTGGGLETMRAEVHVKPGTTDQQ; the protein is encoded by the coding sequence ATGCATCTGCACATCTCGCACGAGACCGTCTACGCCTACGACTCCCCGGTAGCCCGCAGCACGCAATACCTGCGGCTGACGCCCCGGCCCACGCGCGGCCTGCGCGTGCTGCACTGGGCGCTGGAACTGCCCTCGCCCGCCAGCGCCTGCAAGGACGCCTTCGGCAACACGATGCATGTACTGAGCCTGGACGGCCCGCGGCGCGACATCGTCCTGCGCGCGATCGGCGAGGTCGACACCGACGACGCACCGCCCACGCCGGACCCGGAGGAGGAACTGCCCTCCCCGCTGTTCCTGCGCGACAGCCCGCTGACGCGCGCGGACGCCCAGTTGCGGCAGTTCGCCGCCGGCTTCGCGGACGCCGCGAAGACCGACGCGCACGGGGCGCTGCTCGCGATGATGGCGGCGATCGGCGAACGCATGCCCTACGTGCGGGGCTACACCGATGCGGCCACCCCCGCGGCGGAAGCCTTCGAGACGGGTCACGGCGTCTGCCAGGACCATGCGCAGGTCTTCGTCTGCTGCGCGCGGCTGCTGGGGCTGCCGGCGCGTTACGTCTCGGGTTACCTCGCGACGGACTTCGAACATGTGGCGAGCCACGCCTGGGGCGAGGTACGCCTGCCCGCGGCCGACGCCACCGGACCCGCCCCCGCGCACGGCATGGCCGGCGGCTGGCTGGGGTACGACATCAGCAACCAGTGCCTGGCGGACGGGCGCTACGTGAAGCTGGCGACCGGCGCGGACTACCTGGACGCCTGCCCGGTGCGCGGTGTCCGCACCGGGGGCGGGCTGGAGACGATGCGGGCGGAAGTGCACGTGAAGCCCGGCACGACGGACCAGCAATGA
- a CDS encoding alpha-E domain-containing protein, with protein MLSRTAAQLYWMSRYMERAENLVRMLDVTHSLSLLPQSRGAATELAAPLAVTGTLEAYQARHPQLSAAQLFRFMGIDLENPASVLSCIRQARENAHAVRGQITAEMWEAINTSWLEARELARKGVVEPSSFFDWVKERSHLFRGATYGTLQRNDAYCFIRLGTFVERADNTARLLDVKSQLIAPAVDTLAPVDAPSESAPDFYAWNALLRSLSAFEAYHAAYRDSLNGRRVTELLILRPDVPRSLRACCDEIRTVLPQIEARPGDGDAGRNVKQSAGRLALRLEYGAVDEILDQGLHPWLTGFLQDSARLGRDIQQAYFEAQ; from the coding sequence ATGCTCAGCCGTACCGCCGCACAGCTCTACTGGATGAGCCGATACATGGAGCGCGCCGAGAACCTGGTGCGCATGCTCGACGTCACGCATTCGCTGTCGCTGCTGCCGCAGTCGCGCGGGGCCGCGACGGAACTCGCCGCGCCGCTCGCCGTCACCGGCACGCTGGAGGCCTACCAGGCGCGGCATCCGCAGTTGAGCGCCGCGCAGCTCTTCCGCTTCATGGGGATCGATCTGGAGAATCCCGCCTCGGTGCTGTCGTGCATCCGGCAGGCGCGCGAGAACGCGCACGCCGTGCGCGGCCAGATCACCGCCGAGATGTGGGAAGCCATCAACACCAGCTGGCTGGAAGCCCGTGAGCTCGCGCGCAAGGGCGTGGTCGAGCCGTCGTCCTTCTTCGACTGGGTGAAGGAGCGTTCCCACCTGTTCCGCGGCGCGACCTACGGGACGCTGCAGCGCAACGACGCGTACTGCTTCATCCGGCTGGGCACCTTCGTCGAACGCGCGGACAACACCGCCCGGCTGCTGGACGTGAAGTCGCAGCTGATCGCCCCGGCGGTGGACACGCTGGCGCCGGTCGACGCGCCCAGCGAGAGCGCGCCCGACTTCTACGCATGGAACGCGCTGCTGCGGTCGCTCTCGGCCTTCGAGGCCTATCACGCGGCCTACCGCGACAGCCTCAACGGCCGCCGCGTGACCGAGCTGCTGATCCTGCGGCCGGACGTGCCGCGCTCGCTGCGCGCCTGCTGCGACGAGATCCGCACGGTGCTGCCGCAGATCGAGGCGCGCCCCGGCGACGGGGACGCGGGGCGCAATGTCAAGCAGAGCGCCGGCCGGCTGGCGCTGCGGCTGGAGTATGGTGCGGTGGACGAGATCCTCGACCAGGGGCTGCATCCCTGGTTGACGGGTTTCCTGCAGGATTCGGCGCGGCTGGGCCGCGACATCCAGCAGGCCTATTTCGAGGCGCAGTGA